In Acidimicrobiales bacterium, one DNA window encodes the following:
- a CDS encoding cytochrome P450, with protein MTATERVAEPRHEISFDHHSAEFRDSCPEVVRRLHASGCPLGFSSEHDGFWAIYGYDALYDAVQDGELFSSAHSAAVPKGVPRAPYDDPLIPIDVDGPMVQEYRRVVLRWFSPGGANAAEPRIRALATELVDTFIERGEADISQELLTPLPARLILELLGWEADRWSEWIQWIHAAVHDRTEHPDEAGEAVVNIYGSITAEIEKRRGHLGDDVFGDILRARFDGEPFTEAQVVGFAFLLLLGGMDTTAGLTGNVVLELDRRPELRQQLIDDPSSLPAATEEFLRHDSPAFGLYRTVTRDTVFHGQQLRAGDRAILMFPAAGRDPSHFEQPDAVDLSRSGNRHMAFGLGAHRCLGSHHARVMFRVMLGEILARLPDFRVVGEAVRFPDAGDVYAVRNLPIAFTPGPR; from the coding sequence ATGACCGCCACCGAGCGCGTGGCCGAACCCCGGCACGAGATCTCCTTCGACCACCACTCGGCGGAGTTCCGCGACAGCTGCCCGGAGGTGGTCCGCCGGCTCCACGCCTCCGGCTGCCCCCTGGGCTTCTCGTCCGAGCACGACGGGTTCTGGGCGATCTACGGCTACGACGCGTTGTACGACGCCGTCCAGGACGGCGAGCTGTTCAGCTCCGCCCACAGCGCGGCGGTACCCAAGGGGGTGCCCCGGGCCCCGTACGACGACCCGCTCATCCCGATCGACGTCGACGGCCCGATGGTCCAGGAGTATCGCCGGGTGGTGCTCCGGTGGTTCTCGCCGGGAGGCGCCAACGCCGCCGAACCCCGGATCCGGGCGCTTGCCACCGAGCTGGTCGACACGTTCATCGAGCGGGGTGAGGCCGACATCAGCCAGGAGCTGCTCACCCCGTTGCCGGCGCGGCTGATCCTCGAGCTCCTCGGCTGGGAGGCCGACCGCTGGTCCGAGTGGATCCAGTGGATCCACGCCGCCGTCCACGACCGCACCGAGCACCCGGACGAGGCGGGCGAGGCGGTCGTGAACATCTACGGCAGCATCACTGCCGAGATCGAGAAGCGGCGCGGCCATCTCGGCGACGACGTCTTCGGCGACATCCTCCGGGCCCGCTTCGACGGCGAGCCCTTCACCGAAGCGCAGGTCGTCGGCTTCGCGTTCCTGCTGCTGCTGGGCGGTATGGACACCACGGCCGGGCTGACCGGCAACGTGGTCCTCGAGCTCGACCGCCGGCCCGAGCTCCGGCAGCAGCTGATCGACGACCCCTCGTCGCTGCCGGCGGCGACCGAGGAGTTCCTCCGCCACGACAGCCCCGCCTTCGGCCTGTATCGGACCGTCACGCGCGACACGGTCTTCCACGGTCAGCAGCTCCGCGCGGGCGATCGGGCCATCCTCATGTTCCCGGCCGCGGGTCGCGACCCGAGCCACTTCGAGCAGCCGGACGCCGTCGACCTGTCCCGCTCCGGGAACCGCCACATGGCGTTCGGCCTGGGCGCGCACCGGTGCCTCGGCTCGCACCATGCCCGGGTGATGTTCCGGGTCATGCTGGGCGAGATCCTGGCTCGGCTGCCCGACTTCCGCGTCGTCGGCGAGGCCGTGCGGTTCCCGGACGCCGGCGACGTCTACGCGGTGCGCAACCTGCCGATCGCCTTCACCCCCGGCCCCCGGTAG
- a CDS encoding enoyl-CoA hydratase/isomerase family protein, with amino-acid sequence MPYAPTPHLLVESDGPVTTVTLNNPDMRNAFLDEMHEAMQEIWGHLAADHSVRAVVLTGAGPAFSAGGDIPGFIRSYEDPDHRRHSLRGARRLMDAMVEFPKPVVAAVNGPAVGLGCSVAVNCDIVLIAESAFLADTHVSIGLVCGDGGAVAWPLMMSLLKAKEYLLTGDRIPAAEAVALGLANRVVPDGELMDEAVALARRLAAQPPQAVQETKRALNLHLQAAISLVAPFALSAEAESFATDDVRRTIEKFTRA; translated from the coding sequence ATGCCCTATGCCCCGACCCCCCACCTCCTCGTCGAGAGCGACGGTCCGGTCACGACCGTCACGCTCAACAACCCCGACATGCGCAACGCGTTCCTCGACGAGATGCACGAGGCCATGCAGGAGATCTGGGGCCACCTCGCCGCCGACCACTCGGTCCGGGCCGTCGTGCTCACCGGGGCGGGACCGGCCTTCAGCGCCGGTGGCGACATCCCCGGCTTCATCCGCAGCTACGAGGATCCCGACCACCGTCGCCATTCGCTGCGGGGCGCCCGGCGACTGATGGACGCGATGGTCGAGTTCCCCAAGCCCGTCGTCGCCGCGGTCAACGGTCCGGCCGTCGGCCTCGGCTGCAGCGTCGCCGTGAACTGCGACATCGTGCTGATCGCCGAGAGCGCCTTCCTGGCCGACACCCACGTCAGCATCGGCCTGGTCTGCGGCGACGGCGGCGCGGTGGCCTGGCCGCTCATGATGAGCCTGCTCAAGGCCAAGGAGTACCTGCTCACCGGCGATCGGATCCCGGCGGCCGAGGCAGTCGCCCTGGGACTGGCCAACCGGGTCGTCCCCGACGGCGAGCTCATGGACGAGGCCGTCGCCCTGGCCCGGCGCCTGGCGGCTCAGCCACCGCAGGCGGTCCAGGAGACCAAGCGCGCCCTCAACCTCCACCTCCAGGCGGCGATCTCGCTGGTGGCGCCCTTCGCCCTGTCGGCCGAGGCCGAGTCCTTCGCCACCGACGACGTCCGCCGGACGATCGAGAAGTTCACCCGGGCGTGA
- a CDS encoding TetR/AcrR family transcriptional regulator has protein sequence MRPTIRMPAKELGPRATQMIARILAATKSIFLSRGYAGTTIDEITRVAGVSRGSFYTYFPTKRDALLALGADSIRAGRTAVERLADLPDDWTVTDLEGFVESYFVMLEEHGSFAFAWTQAAHEDNEIREAGMKRHLHLCGEMGLAVESLRGEPLDDPTAYGLVLFSMLERAWVYCRLYEGTIDPASVRRSIAQVMAADLTPTS, from the coding sequence GTGCGGCCCACCATCCGCATGCCCGCCAAGGAGCTCGGTCCCCGCGCGACCCAGATGATCGCCCGGATCCTCGCGGCCACGAAGTCGATCTTCCTCAGCCGGGGCTACGCCGGCACGACCATCGACGAGATCACCCGAGTCGCCGGGGTGTCGCGGGGCTCGTTCTACACCTACTTCCCCACCAAGCGAGATGCGCTGCTGGCCTTGGGCGCCGACTCCATTCGGGCGGGCCGAACGGCTGTCGAGCGCCTCGCCGACCTGCCCGACGACTGGACCGTCACGGATCTCGAGGGCTTCGTCGAGAGCTACTTCGTGATGCTCGAGGAGCACGGGAGCTTTGCCTTCGCGTGGACGCAAGCCGCCCACGAGGACAACGAGATCCGCGAGGCGGGGATGAAGCGCCACCTGCACCTGTGCGGCGAGATGGGCCTCGCCGTCGAATCGCTGCGGGGCGAGCCGCTCGACGACCCGACGGCCTACGGGCTCGTGCTGTTCAGCATGCTCGAGCGGGCGTGGGTCTACTGCCGGCTCTACGAGGGCACCATCGACCCGGCGTCCGTACGGCGGTCCATCGCGCAGGTCATGGCGGCGGACCTGACGCCGACGAGCTAG
- a CDS encoding ferredoxin has protein sequence MKVSIDATRCRGHALCLGRAPEAFEFLDLEDRSVVRDGAEALVSEDDFLAAARECPERAIVVDLNGADGGTDP, from the coding sequence ATGAAGGTCTCCATCGACGCCACGAGGTGCCGGGGTCACGCGCTGTGCCTGGGCCGCGCACCCGAGGCGTTCGAGTTCCTCGACCTCGAGGACCGCTCCGTCGTCCGCGACGGCGCCGAAGCCCTGGTCTCCGAGGACGACTTCCTGGCCGCGGCGCGGGAGTGCCCGGAACGGGCCATCGTCGTCGACCTGAACGGAGCGGACGGAGGCACAGACCCATGA
- a CDS encoding acetyl-CoA C-acetyltransferase has protein sequence MGEAWIIDGVRSPRGKGKAGGALHHIHPQELLAQVLDALRERVGFDAAEVDDVIIGNGNPTGDHGACIGRMAVLAAGWPVEAPGVTLNRFCGSGQQAVTFAAMGIQAGHQDLVVAGGVESMSRWPVDDAPPDFAAGNAALRESYPLVPQGISADLIATIEGFTREEVDAYALTSQQRAAEALAEDRFGRSVVPIRNPDGSVALDHDEHPRPSTTLEGLGRLGPSFAALGQTVFPGYDEPFDQMCRHVYPQVEAMEHVHHAGNSSGVVDGASAVILASPDYARAHGLAPRARLVMSAVAGAEPVIMLTAPGPASRKCLDRAGMTTADVDLWEINEAFAAVPMKTMRDLDLDPEKVNVNGGAIALGHPIGATGGILVQTALEELERRDLSTALVTMCTGGGMGTASIIERI, from the coding sequence ATGGGGGAAGCGTGGATCATCGACGGGGTGCGGTCGCCGCGGGGCAAGGGCAAGGCCGGCGGAGCGCTGCACCACATCCACCCCCAGGAACTGCTGGCCCAGGTGCTCGACGCGCTGCGCGAGCGGGTCGGCTTCGACGCGGCCGAGGTCGACGACGTCATCATCGGCAACGGCAACCCCACCGGTGACCACGGTGCCTGCATCGGCCGCATGGCCGTGCTCGCCGCCGGGTGGCCCGTCGAGGCCCCGGGCGTGACGCTCAACCGCTTCTGCGGCTCCGGGCAGCAGGCGGTGACGTTCGCGGCCATGGGCATCCAGGCCGGCCACCAGGACCTCGTGGTGGCGGGCGGCGTCGAGAGCATGTCCCGCTGGCCGGTCGACGACGCCCCTCCCGACTTCGCGGCGGGCAACGCCGCCCTGCGCGAGTCCTACCCGCTCGTGCCACAGGGCATCTCCGCCGATCTCATCGCCACGATCGAGGGCTTCACGCGCGAGGAGGTCGACGCCTACGCCCTGACGAGCCAGCAGCGGGCCGCGGAGGCCCTGGCCGAGGACCGGTTCGGCCGCAGCGTCGTACCCATCCGCAACCCCGACGGGTCGGTGGCGCTCGACCACGACGAGCATCCGCGGCCCTCGACCACCCTCGAGGGACTGGGCAGGCTCGGGCCGTCGTTCGCGGCGCTGGGACAGACCGTCTTCCCCGGCTACGACGAGCCGTTCGACCAGATGTGCCGGCACGTCTACCCCCAGGTGGAGGCGATGGAGCACGTGCACCACGCCGGCAACTCCTCGGGCGTCGTCGACGGGGCGAGCGCCGTCATCCTGGCCTCGCCCGACTACGCCCGGGCCCACGGGCTGGCACCCCGGGCCCGGCTGGTCATGAGCGCCGTGGCCGGCGCCGAACCGGTCATCATGCTGACCGCACCGGGGCCGGCGTCACGGAAGTGCCTCGACCGGGCCGGCATGACCACTGCCGACGTCGACCTGTGGGAGATCAACGAGGCGTTCGCCGCCGTCCCCATGAAGACCATGCGCGATCTCGACCTCGACCCCGAGAAGGTCAACGTCAACGGGGGCGCCATCGCGCTCGGCCACCCCATCGGCGCCACCGGGGGCATCCTCGTCCAGACCGCGCTCGAGGAGCTCGAGCGACGCGACCTCAGCACCGCGCTCGTCACCATGTGCACCGGCGGGGGCATGGGGACGGCCTCGATCATCGAGCGGATCTGA
- a CDS encoding thiolase family protein, with protein MTDMTARRVAIVGVGYSQVGRHTGRSERHHAAQAAVAALADAGLEAADVDGATTWGGDAIDFAWMLGMGPLRWHLNVGVSPAFVTPAVHAAMAVASGACEVSMAFRLMMQQPSSAAIAAGGSALQAPSLVDAQFMWPFGDFSPTQWAGLLMNRYLHDSDATEEHFAQFAVTQREYALRNEDALQRKPLSVEDYLAAPYISKPLRLLDCDYPCDSGSAVIFTTEERARDLRQRPVFVEASALSAVRDMNFELLPDMTRTSPAHCAEVLWSRTDLGPADVDCAQLYDGFSVITFQWLEALGLCEPGAAGPFIAEGNTRLDGSLPLNTDGGATNVGRRHGANFCIEATRQLRGQSGDRQVPDAEVAVWANAVGPFSGAMLLTSG; from the coding sequence ATGACGGACATGACCGCGCGCCGGGTCGCCATCGTCGGGGTCGGCTACTCCCAGGTCGGCCGGCACACCGGCCGCAGCGAGCGCCATCACGCCGCCCAGGCCGCCGTCGCCGCGCTCGCCGACGCCGGTCTGGAGGCCGCCGATGTCGACGGGGCGACCACGTGGGGCGGCGACGCCATCGACTTCGCGTGGATGCTGGGCATGGGCCCGCTGCGCTGGCACCTGAACGTGGGGGTCTCCCCCGCCTTCGTCACGCCGGCCGTGCACGCCGCCATGGCGGTCGCCAGCGGGGCCTGCGAGGTGAGCATGGCCTTCCGCCTCATGATGCAGCAGCCGAGCAGCGCCGCGATCGCGGCCGGCGGGTCGGCACTCCAGGCGCCGAGCCTCGTCGACGCGCAGTTCATGTGGCCCTTCGGCGACTTCAGCCCGACCCAGTGGGCGGGGCTGCTCATGAACCGGTACCTGCACGACTCGGACGCCACCGAGGAGCACTTCGCCCAGTTCGCGGTGACCCAGCGCGAGTACGCCCTGCGCAACGAGGACGCGCTGCAACGCAAGCCGCTCAGCGTCGAGGACTACCTGGCTGCCCCCTACATCAGCAAACCGCTGCGGCTGCTCGACTGCGACTACCCCTGCGACTCGGGCTCCGCGGTCATCTTCACCACCGAGGAGCGCGCCCGCGACCTCCGGCAGCGTCCCGTGTTCGTCGAGGCGTCGGCCCTGTCGGCCGTCCGCGACATGAACTTCGAGCTCCTGCCCGACATGACCAGGACCTCGCCGGCGCACTGCGCCGAGGTGCTGTGGTCGCGCACCGACCTCGGTCCCGCCGACGTCGACTGCGCCCAGCTCTACGACGGCTTCAGCGTGATCACCTTCCAATGGCTCGAAGCGCTGGGGCTGTGCGAACCGGGCGCCGCCGGCCCGTTCATCGCCGAGGGCAACACCCGCCTCGACGGCAGCCTCCCGCTCAACACCGACGGTGGCGCCACCAACGTGGGGCGGCGCCACGGCGCCAACTTCTGCATCGAGGCCACGCGCCAGCTCCGCGGCCAGAGCGGCGATCGCCAGGTGCCCGATGCCGAGGTCGCGGTCTGGGCCAACGCCGTCGGCCCGTTCAGCGGAGCGATGCTGCTCACCTCGGGATGA
- a CDS encoding ABC transporter substrate-binding protein, whose translation MKRETWFRIAAVCAVLTMVAAGCGDDDSDAGDAPNGASDGGDAEPSGLLWDDGPCDTSLDPYPVGIMTVFESPVLSLIDQVTALEASVDAFNGRGGVGGHCMELTTCDSAADPNKEVDCARQFVDDGIVATMNDTTSFNPQGVIDVLEPAGLPRMGLSPAVEELSSPVTYAIGAGGTGTTFMMLPPLLREGMTKIAVIHVDTPTIASLFGAMQPMLDAAGAELVATIPVPAGTTDFQQFILAAEDAGAEGVMLPLGENEAVQVLQAAEQLGSELTYSASLGTFGQADIEEFGDFADQLVLNAELPPVTGDQERWPILADVIADLSASGEPELERDQIKSSPFRSWLAVYSLVRIIEDFGDPDDVSREAVTAAFDAAQDVDHFNLIPPWTPNASVTGPGPFERVSQPWYYEVTFDTGTGGFEVADDLMNVVAELGGQTDYEQPSAGGEGTTTTTAG comes from the coding sequence ATGAAACGTGAGACGTGGTTCAGGATCGCCGCGGTGTGCGCGGTGCTGACGATGGTCGCGGCCGGTTGCGGCGACGACGACAGTGATGCGGGTGATGCGCCGAACGGGGCGTCGGATGGCGGGGACGCCGAGCCCTCGGGCCTGCTGTGGGACGACGGACCGTGCGACACGTCGCTCGACCCCTACCCGGTCGGCATCATGACCGTCTTCGAGTCGCCGGTGCTGTCGCTGATCGACCAGGTCACGGCGCTCGAAGCCTCGGTCGACGCGTTCAACGGCCGTGGCGGCGTCGGCGGCCACTGCATGGAGCTGACCACGTGCGACAGCGCGGCCGATCCGAACAAGGAGGTCGACTGCGCGCGCCAGTTCGTCGACGACGGCATCGTCGCCACGATGAACGACACCACGAGCTTCAACCCGCAGGGGGTCATCGATGTCCTCGAGCCCGCGGGCCTGCCGCGCATGGGTCTCAGCCCGGCGGTCGAGGAGCTGAGCTCGCCGGTGACCTACGCCATCGGGGCCGGCGGCACGGGGACGACGTTCATGATGCTTCCGCCGCTCCTGCGCGAAGGCATGACGAAGATCGCCGTGATCCACGTCGACACGCCCACGATCGCGTCGCTCTTCGGAGCGATGCAGCCGATGCTCGACGCCGCGGGCGCCGAGCTCGTGGCGACCATCCCGGTGCCGGCCGGGACCACCGACTTCCAGCAGTTCATCCTGGCCGCCGAGGACGCCGGCGCCGAAGGCGTCATGCTGCCGCTCGGCGAGAACGAGGCGGTCCAGGTGTTGCAGGCGGCCGAGCAGCTGGGCAGCGAGCTGACCTACTCGGCGAGCCTGGGCACGTTCGGTCAGGCCGACATCGAGGAGTTCGGCGACTTCGCCGACCAGCTGGTTCTGAACGCAGAGCTGCCTCCCGTCACCGGCGACCAGGAGCGCTGGCCGATCCTGGCCGACGTGATCGCCGACCTGTCGGCCTCGGGCGAGCCGGAGCTCGAGCGCGACCAGATCAAGAGCAGCCCGTTCCGCTCGTGGCTCGCGGTCTACTCCCTGGTGAGGATCATCGAGGACTTCGGCGACCCGGACGACGTCTCACGGGAGGCGGTCACCGCCGCCTTCGACGCCGCCCAGGACGTCGACCACTTCAACCTGATCCCGCCCTGGACGCCGAACGCGAGCGTGACCGGCCCGGGCCCGTTCGAGCGGGTCTCGCAACCTTGGTACTACGAGGTCACCTTCGACACCGGCACCGGCGGGTTCGAGGTGGCCGACGACCTGATGAACGTGGTGGCCGAGCTCGGTGGCCAGACCGACTACGAACAGCCGAGCGCCGGTGGGGAAGGGACGACGACCACCACCGCCGGATGA
- a CDS encoding enoyl-CoA hydratase-related protein has protein sequence MGDPVLLRDLDAGVLLLTYNRPERNNAWTIELEEAYFAALVEAGRDPGVRVVVVTGAGRSFCPGLDMDVLTAAATEGKSVAQHPRAPMTLARSVPKPVIAAVNGACAGIGFIQACAADLRFASRTAKFTTAFARRGLPAEHSLSWLLPRLVGTGTAMDLLLSARVVLAEEALDHGLVDRLYEPDELLPATLAYARELAASCSPRSMAAIKHQVNRDWEGTAEDSRQRALELVAELRDEDDFAEGVRSFTEKRLPRFPGLSVDVAIERQPPA, from the coding sequence GTGGGCGACCCGGTCCTGCTGCGCGACCTCGACGCCGGCGTCCTGCTCCTGACGTACAACCGGCCCGAGCGCAACAACGCCTGGACCATCGAGCTCGAGGAGGCCTACTTCGCGGCGCTCGTCGAGGCGGGGCGCGATCCCGGGGTCCGGGTCGTCGTGGTCACCGGCGCGGGACGGTCGTTCTGCCCGGGACTCGACATGGACGTCCTGACCGCGGCAGCCACCGAGGGCAAGAGCGTCGCGCAGCACCCGCGGGCACCGATGACGCTGGCCCGGTCCGTGCCCAAGCCGGTCATCGCGGCCGTCAACGGCGCGTGCGCCGGGATCGGGTTCATCCAGGCGTGCGCCGCCGACCTGCGCTTCGCCTCCCGCACCGCCAAGTTCACCACCGCGTTCGCTCGCCGGGGCCTGCCGGCCGAGCACTCGCTGTCCTGGTTGCTGCCTCGACTGGTGGGCACGGGCACAGCCATGGACCTGCTGCTGTCGGCCCGCGTCGTGCTGGCCGAGGAGGCGCTCGACCACGGGCTCGTCGACCGTCTCTACGAGCCCGACGAGCTGCTCCCCGCGACCCTGGCCTATGCCCGGGAGCTGGCGGCGAGCTGCTCGCCGCGCTCGATGGCGGCCATCAAGCACCAGGTCAACCGCGACTGGGAGGGCACCGCCGAGGACAGCCGGCAGCGGGCTCTGGAGCTGGTGGCCGAGCTGCGTGACGAGGACGACTTCGCGGAGGGCGTGCGCAGCTTCACGGAGAAGCGCCTGCCCCGGTTCCCCGGCCTGTCGGTCGACGTGGCGATCGAGCGCCAGCCCCCGGCCTGA
- a CDS encoding SDR family NAD(P)-dependent oxidoreductase, which yields MQQEIDGKRCEGKVALVTGASRGIGAAIARRLSAEGAVVACAARTLDPDERYEGTLRETVGRIEEDGGRAQAFKADLSRADDRRRLVAEITEALGSVDILVNNAAVTFFAPVDTFPEKRFRLMVEMQVWSAIELCQLVIPGMRQAGNGWILNISSRAATKPVGPPFEPFYSSFGSSVYGLCKAALERVSLGMAAELYDDGIAVNALAPWDNVPTPGATTHDLLEDYRLEPVEIIAEAALQLCAGEPERLTARVAYSQPLLEELGVAPRALDGGPLPHAVRPGAGARSPRRPTGRGTGAGASP from the coding sequence ATGCAGCAGGAGATCGACGGAAAGCGGTGCGAGGGCAAGGTCGCCCTCGTCACGGGGGCCAGCCGCGGCATCGGCGCCGCCATCGCCCGGCGGCTGTCGGCGGAGGGCGCCGTCGTCGCCTGCGCGGCCCGCACGCTCGACCCCGACGAACGGTACGAGGGAACGCTCCGCGAGACGGTCGGCAGGATCGAAGAGGACGGCGGTCGGGCCCAGGCCTTCAAGGCCGACCTCTCCCGGGCCGACGACCGACGGCGCCTCGTCGCCGAGATCACCGAGGCGCTGGGGAGCGTCGACATCCTGGTGAACAACGCGGCGGTGACGTTCTTCGCGCCGGTCGACACCTTCCCCGAGAAGCGCTTCCGGCTGATGGTGGAGATGCAGGTCTGGAGCGCGATCGAGCTCTGCCAGCTCGTGATCCCCGGCATGCGCCAGGCCGGCAACGGCTGGATCCTCAACATCTCGTCGCGGGCGGCGACCAAGCCGGTCGGGCCGCCCTTCGAACCCTTCTACTCGAGCTTCGGATCGTCGGTCTACGGCCTGTGCAAGGCCGCGCTCGAACGGGTCTCCCTGGGCATGGCCGCCGAGCTCTACGACGACGGGATCGCGGTCAACGCCCTGGCACCCTGGGACAACGTCCCCACTCCCGGCGCCACGACGCACGACCTGCTGGAGGACTACCGCCTCGAACCCGTCGAGATCATCGCCGAGGCCGCGCTCCAGCTCTGCGCGGGTGAGCCCGAGCGCCTCACCGCCCGGGTCGCCTACAGCCAGCCGCTGCTCGAAGAGCTGGGCGTGGCGCCGCGTGCGCTCGACGGCGGTCCGCTTCCCCACGCGGTCAGGCCGGGGGCTGGCGCTCGATCGCCACGTCGACCGACAGGCCGGGGAACCGGGGCAGGCGCTTCTCCGTGA
- a CDS encoding OB-fold domain-containing protein, translating to MEQPTPPMPLADPLSDFFWSGAEQGRLLIQRCQACGTFIHLPRPVCRACRSFDLAPEEVSGRGVLYSFSETHKPFHPFFVDRMPYLLAVVELEEQRDLRVLSNLVGIAEPDVRIGMDVHVDFERLSPDLTIPVFRPAAGKAA from the coding sequence ATGGAGCAGCCGACCCCGCCCATGCCGCTCGCCGACCCCCTGTCCGACTTCTTCTGGAGCGGGGCGGAGCAGGGCCGGCTGTTGATCCAGCGCTGCCAGGCGTGCGGCACCTTCATCCACCTCCCGCGGCCCGTCTGTCGCGCCTGCCGGTCGTTCGACCTGGCGCCGGAGGAGGTGTCGGGACGAGGGGTGCTCTACAGCTTCAGCGAGACCCACAAGCCGTTCCACCCGTTCTTCGTCGACCGGATGCCCTACCTGCTCGCGGTGGTCGAGCTCGAGGAGCAGCGGGACCTGCGGGTGCTGTCCAACCTGGTCGGCATCGCCGAACCCGATGTGCGCATCGGGATGGACGTCCACGTCGACTTCGAGCGGCTGAGCCCCGATCTCACCATCCCCGTCTTCCGCCCGGCCGCGGGGAAGGCGGCATGA
- a CDS encoding enoyl-CoA hydratase-related protein, which translates to MEHVRIEQAGGVAVVTLENPPVNALAEQTFQELAQAFDVLSGDRTVGAAVLTAAGDRAFCAGVDLRDSPLRYRTDGRRSDGGPQVDPRAQTDPGRVVRACFRSIYDCAVPVIAAVDGKAIGAGMALVACCDLVIASPRASFALTEINVGVLGGVRHAQRLVGPHMARRMFYTGEFVGADELYRRGSIEAVVTSEEVLPAARALAATIASKSPIAVRLAKESANRVEPLPLMEGYRVEQDYTQRVRRHADADEAREAFLAKRAPEFRWE; encoded by the coding sequence ATGGAGCACGTGCGGATCGAGCAGGCAGGCGGCGTCGCCGTCGTCACGTTGGAGAACCCCCCGGTCAACGCGCTCGCCGAGCAGACGTTCCAGGAGCTCGCGCAGGCGTTCGACGTGCTGAGCGGCGACCGCACCGTCGGTGCCGCCGTCCTCACCGCCGCCGGTGACCGTGCCTTCTGCGCCGGCGTCGACCTGCGCGACTCGCCCCTCCGGTACCGGACCGACGGGCGCCGCTCCGACGGTGGCCCCCAGGTCGACCCGCGGGCCCAGACCGACCCCGGCCGCGTCGTGCGGGCGTGCTTCCGGTCGATCTACGACTGCGCGGTCCCGGTCATCGCGGCGGTCGACGGCAAGGCGATCGGTGCGGGCATGGCCCTGGTGGCGTGCTGCGACCTCGTGATCGCGTCCCCGCGGGCGAGCTTCGCGCTGACCGAGATCAACGTCGGCGTCCTGGGCGGCGTCCGCCACGCACAGCGCCTCGTCGGGCCGCACATGGCGCGGCGCATGTTCTACACCGGCGAGTTCGTCGGGGCCGACGAGCTCTACCGCCGGGGATCGATCGAGGCGGTCGTGACGTCGGAGGAGGTGCTGCCGGCGGCGCGGGCGCTGGCGGCCACCATCGCGTCCAAGAGCCCCATCGCCGTCCGGCTCGCCAAGGAGTCGGCCAACCGGGTCGAGCCCCTCCCGCTCATGGAGGGCTACCGGGTCGAGCAGGACTACACGCAGCGGGTGCGGCGCCACGCCGACGCCGACGAGGCACGCGAGGCGTTCCTCGCCAAGCGGGCACCCGAGTTCCGCTGGGAGTGA
- a CDS encoding enoyl-CoA hydratase-related protein, translating into MEERDLGVVRLELDPPIARIVLNWPEKANAQSSEMVWQVDACLDAVEHDSRLKVVIVKANGKGFCAGHLLAGPDTYPEFVESQDAIGSNWIGSRRLFLGPTLRFFEFPKPMIAQVHGYALGGGTYWALLPDITVCSEDAYFQMPLVQGLGFPGGETMIEPWAFMNRKRAAEYLYTAQTLSAPEALAAGLINRVVARDDLTATVEEMAARIARAPLSTLMGTKSLLVRAWEQMGMRQHLQMSADVMSVMEKTSDAMAVREHLAATGKKPRQVAGEEGPTGGRG; encoded by the coding sequence ATGGAAGAGCGAGATCTCGGTGTCGTGCGCCTGGAGCTGGACCCGCCGATCGCGCGGATCGTGCTGAACTGGCCGGAGAAGGCGAACGCGCAATCGTCGGAGATGGTGTGGCAGGTCGACGCCTGCCTCGACGCCGTCGAGCACGACAGCCGGCTGAAGGTCGTGATCGTCAAGGCCAACGGGAAGGGCTTCTGCGCGGGGCACCTGCTGGCCGGGCCTGACACCTACCCGGAGTTCGTCGAGTCGCAGGACGCCATCGGCTCGAACTGGATCGGCAGCCGCCGGCTCTTCCTCGGGCCGACGCTGCGGTTCTTCGAGTTCCCCAAGCCGATGATCGCCCAGGTGCACGGCTACGCGCTGGGCGGGGGGACGTACTGGGCGCTGCTGCCCGACATCACGGTCTGCTCGGAGGACGCCTACTTCCAGATGCCGCTGGTGCAGGGCCTCGGGTTCCCCGGCGGCGAGACGATGATCGAGCCCTGGGCGTTCATGAACCGCAAACGGGCGGCGGAGTACCTCTACACGGCGCAGACGCTGTCGGCCCCGGAGGCGCTCGCCGCGGGCCTGATCAACCGGGTCGTGGCCCGCGACGACCTCACGGCGACCGTGGAGGAGATGGCGGCCCGCATCGCCCGGGCGCCCCTCTCGACCTTGATGGGCACGAAGTCGCTGCTGGTGCGAGCCTGGGAGCAGATGGGCATGCGCCAGCACCTCCAGATGTCCGCCGACGTCATGTCCGTCATGGAGAAGACCTCCGACGCCATGGCCGTCCGGGAGCACCTTGCCGCGACAGGGAAGAAGCCACGCCAGGTCGCAGGGGAGGAGGGCCCTACCGGGGGCCGGGGGTGA